The Urbifossiella limnaea genome has a window encoding:
- the mnmA gene encoding tRNA 2-thiouridine(34) synthase MnmA, with translation MPRVVLAMSGGVDSSASAVLLKRQGFDVVGLFMRTGVDHPGDHSAGRPDHKKGCCSAVDATDARRVADRLDIPFHALDFEAEFGRVIDYFAAEYARGRTPNPCVVCNTWLKFGQLWTFAQGLGADFIATGHYAQIVSGPDGPELHRGADPEKDQSYVLHGIRREVLPHLLFPVGDRQKRDIRELAREAGLGAMADKPDSVEICFVPGGDHTEVVRRRRPEVAKAGVVRERDGTVLGEHDGIDRFTVGQRKGLGIGGGRKRFVLELLPDTNEVVVGDPEELLSEGLVASGMNWLTAVPADELSCAAKIRYRHAAVPATVSATADGGAVVRFAEPQPAVTPGQAVAVYDGPRLLGGGWIDRALRGE, from the coding sequence ATGCCCCGGGTGGTGCTGGCGATGAGCGGCGGGGTGGACAGCTCCGCGTCGGCCGTGCTGCTGAAGCGGCAGGGCTTCGACGTGGTCGGACTGTTCATGCGCACCGGCGTCGACCACCCCGGCGACCACTCCGCCGGCCGGCCCGACCACAAGAAGGGCTGCTGCTCCGCGGTCGACGCCACCGACGCCCGCCGCGTCGCCGACCGGCTCGACATCCCGTTCCACGCCCTCGACTTCGAGGCCGAGTTCGGCCGCGTCATCGACTACTTCGCCGCCGAGTACGCCCGCGGCCGCACGCCCAACCCGTGCGTCGTCTGCAACACCTGGCTGAAGTTCGGCCAGCTGTGGACGTTCGCCCAGGGGCTCGGCGCCGACTTCATCGCCACCGGCCACTACGCCCAAATCGTCAGCGGGCCGGACGGCCCCGAGCTTCACCGCGGCGCCGACCCGGAGAAGGACCAGAGCTACGTCCTGCACGGCATCCGCCGCGAGGTGCTGCCCCACCTGCTGTTCCCCGTCGGCGACCGGCAGAAGCGCGACATCCGCGAGCTGGCCCGGGAGGCGGGGCTCGGCGCGATGGCCGACAAGCCGGACAGCGTGGAAATCTGCTTCGTCCCCGGCGGGGACCACACCGAGGTGGTGCGCCGCCGCCGGCCCGAGGTGGCGAAGGCCGGCGTGGTGCGCGAGCGCGACGGCACGGTGCTCGGCGAGCACGACGGCATCGACCGCTTCACCGTCGGCCAGCGGAAGGGGCTCGGCATCGGCGGCGGGCGGAAGCGGTTCGTGCTGGAACTGCTGCCGGACACGAACGAGGTCGTTGTCGGCGACCCGGAGGAGCTGCTGAGTGAGGGGCTGGTCGCGTCCGGGATGAACTGGCTGACCGCGGTCCCGGCGGACGAACTGAGCTGCGCCGCGAAGATTCGTTACCGCCACGCCGCGGTGCCGGCGACGGTGTCGGCGACGGCCGACGGTGGGGCAGTGGTGCGGTTCGCGGAGCCGCAGCCGGCGGTGACGCCGGGGCAGGCGGTGGCAGTCTACGACGGCCCGCGGCTGCTCGGCGGCGGGTGGATCGACCGGGCGCTGCGGGGCGAGTAG